From the genome of Saccopteryx bilineata isolate mSacBil1 chromosome 6, mSacBil1_pri_phased_curated, whole genome shotgun sequence, one region includes:
- the SMOX gene encoding spermine oxidase isoform X2 translates to MQSCESSGDSADDPLSRGLRRRGQPRVVVIGAGLAGLAAAKALLEQGFTDVTVLEASSRIGGRVESVKLGHATFELGATWIHGSHGNPIYHLAEANGLLEETTDGERSVGRISLYSKNGVACYLTNRGRRIPKDVVEEFSDLYNEVYNLTQEFFRHGKPVNAESQNSVGVFTREEVRNRIRDDPDDPEATKRLKLAMIQQYLKVESCESSSHSIDEVSLSAFGEWTEIPGAHHIIPSGFLRVVELLAEGIPAHVIQLGKPVRCVHWDQASGRPRGPEIEPRGEGDHNHNAGEGGQGGGEPQVDGRDEDEKWPVLVECEDCEVIPADHVIVTVSLGVLKKQHASFFQPGLPTEKVAAIHRLGIGTTDKIFLEFEEPFWGPECNSLQFVWEDEAESRTLTYPPELWYRKICGFDVLYPPERYGHVLSGWICGEEALVMEKCDDEAVAEICTEMLRQFTGNPNIPKPRRILRSAWGSNPYFRGSYSYTQVGSSGTDVEKLAKPLPYTESSKTAPMQVLFSGEATHRKYYSTTHGALLSGQREAARLIEMYRDLFQQGT, encoded by the exons ATGCAAAGTTGTGAATCCAGTGGCGACAGTGCGGATGACCCTCTCAGTCGTGGCCTACGGAGAAGGGGACAGCCTCGCGTGGTGGTGATCGGTGCCGGTTTGGCTGGCCTGGCTGCAGCCAAAGCACTTCTGGAGCAGGGCTTCACGGATGTCACTGTGCTTGAGGCGTCTAGTCGCATCGGAGGCCGTGTGGAGAGTGTGAAACTCG GACACGCCACCTTTGAGCTGGGAGCCACCTGGATCCATGGCTCCCACGGGAATCCCATCTATCATCTAGCAGAAGCCAATGGCCTTCTGGAAGAGACAACTGATGGGGAGCGCAGTGTGGGCCGCATCAGCCTCTACTCCAAGAATGGTGTGGCTTGCTACCTTACCAACCGTGGCCGCAGGATCCCCAAGGACGTGGTTGAGGAATTCAGCGATTTATACAACGAG GTCTATAACTTGACCCAGGAGTTCTTCCGGCATGGTAAACCAGTCAATGCTGAGAGTCAGAACAGCGTGGGGGTGTTCACCCGGGAGGAGGTGCGCAACCGCATCAGGGATGACCCTGACGACCCGGAGGCCACCAAGCGCCTGAAGCTCGCCATGATCCAGCAGTACCTGAAG gtgGAGAGCTGTGAGAGTAGCTCACACAGCATAGACGAGGTGTCCCTGAGCGCCTTCGGGGAGTGGACAGAGATCCCCGGCGCCCACCACATCATCCCCTCGGGCTTCCTGCGCGTCGTGGAGCTGCTGGCAGAGGGCATCCCGGCTCACGTCATCCAGTTGGGGAAACCCGTCCGCTGCGTGCACTGGGACCAGGCCTCGGGCCGCCCGCGGGGTCCTGAGATTGAGCCCCGGGGTGAAGGTGACCATAATCACAACGCCGGGGAGGGGGGCCAGGGCGGAGGGGAGCCCCAGGTGGATGGGCGGGATGAGGACGAGAAGTGGCCAGTCCTGGTGGAGTGCGAAGACTGCGAGGTGATCCCGGCAGACCACGTGATCGTGACCGTGTCGCTGGGCGTGCTCAAGAAGCAGCACGCCAGCTTCTTCCAGCCGGGCCTGCCCACTGAGAAGGTGGCTGCCATCCACCGACTGGGCATCGGCACCACTGACAAGATCTTCCTGGAATTCGAGGAGCCCTTCTGGGGCCCGGAGTGCAATAGCCTACAGTTTGTGTGGGAGGACGAGGCGGAGAGCCGCACGCTCACCTACCCACCCGAGCTCTGGTACCGCAAGATCTGTGGCTTCGACGTCCTCTACCCGCCAGAGCGCTACGGCCACGTGCTGAGCGGCTGGATCTGTGGGGAGGAGGCCCTCGTCATGGAGAAGTGCGACGACGAGGCAGTGGCCGAGATCTGCACGGAGATGCTGCGGCAGTTCACAG GGAACCCCAACATTCCCAAACCCCGACGAATCCTGCGCTCGGCCTGGGGCAGCAACCCCTACTTCCGAGGCTCCTATTCGTACACGCAGGTGGGCTCAAGTGGGACAGACGTGGAGAAGCTGGCCAAGCCTCTGCCCTACACGGAGAGCTCCAAGACCGCA cccatgcaggtGCTGTTCTCAGGTGAGGCCACCCACCGCAAGTACTATTCTACCACCCATGGTGCTCTGCTCTCTGGACAGCGTGAAGCCGCTCGTCTCATCGAGATGTACAGAGACCTCTTCCAGCAGGGGACCTGA
- the SMOX gene encoding spermine oxidase isoform X1 — protein MQSCESSGDSADDPLSRGLRRRGQPRVVVIGAGLAGLAAAKALLEQGFTDVTVLEASSRIGGRVESVKLGHATFELGATWIHGSHGNPIYHLAEANGLLEETTDGERSVGRISLYSKNGVACYLTNRGRRIPKDVVEEFSDLYNEVYNLTQEFFRHGKPVNAESQNSVGVFTREEVRNRIRDDPDDPEATKRLKLAMIQQYLKVESCESSSHSIDEVSLSAFGEWTEIPGAHHIIPSGFLRVVELLAEGIPAHVIQLGKPVRCVHWDQASGRPRGPEIEPRGEGDHNHNAGEGGQGGGEPQVDGRDEDEKWPVLVECEDCEVIPADHVIVTVSLGVLKKQHASFFQPGLPTEKVAAIHRLGIGTTDKIFLEFEEPFWGPECNSLQFVWEDEAESRTLTYPPELWYRKICGFDVLYPPERYGHVLSGWICGEEALVMEKCDDEAVAEICTEMLRQFTGNPNIPKPRRILRSAWGSNPYFRGSYSYTQVGSSGTDVEKLAKPLPYTESSKTAQGSSSKQQPGHLLSSKCPEQSLDPNRGSIKPMQVLFSGEATHRKYYSTTHGALLSGQREAARLIEMYRDLFQQGT, from the exons ATGCAAAGTTGTGAATCCAGTGGCGACAGTGCGGATGACCCTCTCAGTCGTGGCCTACGGAGAAGGGGACAGCCTCGCGTGGTGGTGATCGGTGCCGGTTTGGCTGGCCTGGCTGCAGCCAAAGCACTTCTGGAGCAGGGCTTCACGGATGTCACTGTGCTTGAGGCGTCTAGTCGCATCGGAGGCCGTGTGGAGAGTGTGAAACTCG GACACGCCACCTTTGAGCTGGGAGCCACCTGGATCCATGGCTCCCACGGGAATCCCATCTATCATCTAGCAGAAGCCAATGGCCTTCTGGAAGAGACAACTGATGGGGAGCGCAGTGTGGGCCGCATCAGCCTCTACTCCAAGAATGGTGTGGCTTGCTACCTTACCAACCGTGGCCGCAGGATCCCCAAGGACGTGGTTGAGGAATTCAGCGATTTATACAACGAG GTCTATAACTTGACCCAGGAGTTCTTCCGGCATGGTAAACCAGTCAATGCTGAGAGTCAGAACAGCGTGGGGGTGTTCACCCGGGAGGAGGTGCGCAACCGCATCAGGGATGACCCTGACGACCCGGAGGCCACCAAGCGCCTGAAGCTCGCCATGATCCAGCAGTACCTGAAG gtgGAGAGCTGTGAGAGTAGCTCACACAGCATAGACGAGGTGTCCCTGAGCGCCTTCGGGGAGTGGACAGAGATCCCCGGCGCCCACCACATCATCCCCTCGGGCTTCCTGCGCGTCGTGGAGCTGCTGGCAGAGGGCATCCCGGCTCACGTCATCCAGTTGGGGAAACCCGTCCGCTGCGTGCACTGGGACCAGGCCTCGGGCCGCCCGCGGGGTCCTGAGATTGAGCCCCGGGGTGAAGGTGACCATAATCACAACGCCGGGGAGGGGGGCCAGGGCGGAGGGGAGCCCCAGGTGGATGGGCGGGATGAGGACGAGAAGTGGCCAGTCCTGGTGGAGTGCGAAGACTGCGAGGTGATCCCGGCAGACCACGTGATCGTGACCGTGTCGCTGGGCGTGCTCAAGAAGCAGCACGCCAGCTTCTTCCAGCCGGGCCTGCCCACTGAGAAGGTGGCTGCCATCCACCGACTGGGCATCGGCACCACTGACAAGATCTTCCTGGAATTCGAGGAGCCCTTCTGGGGCCCGGAGTGCAATAGCCTACAGTTTGTGTGGGAGGACGAGGCGGAGAGCCGCACGCTCACCTACCCACCCGAGCTCTGGTACCGCAAGATCTGTGGCTTCGACGTCCTCTACCCGCCAGAGCGCTACGGCCACGTGCTGAGCGGCTGGATCTGTGGGGAGGAGGCCCTCGTCATGGAGAAGTGCGACGACGAGGCAGTGGCCGAGATCTGCACGGAGATGCTGCGGCAGTTCACAG GGAACCCCAACATTCCCAAACCCCGACGAATCCTGCGCTCGGCCTGGGGCAGCAACCCCTACTTCCGAGGCTCCTATTCGTACACGCAGGTGGGCTCAAGTGGGACAGACGTGGAGAAGCTGGCCAAGCCTCTGCCCTACACGGAGAGCTCCAAGACCGCA CAAGGAAGCTCCTCAAAGCAGCAGCCTGGTCACCTTTTATCTTCCAAGTGCCCAGAACAGTCCCTGGATCCTAACAGGGGCTCCATAAAG cccatgcaggtGCTGTTCTCAGGTGAGGCCACCCACCGCAAGTACTATTCTACCACCCATGGTGCTCTGCTCTCTGGACAGCGTGAAGCCGCTCGTCTCATCGAGATGTACAGAGACCTCTTCCAGCAGGGGACCTGA